Genomic DNA from Theropithecus gelada isolate Dixy chromosome 1, Tgel_1.0, whole genome shotgun sequence:
ATAGGTACATCATCCGAGTCTTTTACTCGCTTAATCTGCTCCCTAAAAACGGGAATATATTATcagaatataagaaaaacaagattaggctgggtgcagtggctcatgcctgtaatctcagcactttgggaggctgaggagggcagattgctagaacccaggagttctgagattagcctgggcaacatggcaaaacccggtctctacaaaaaatataaaaattgggccaggtgcagtggctcacacctgtaatcccagcactttggctgaggtgggcggatcacaaggtcaggagttcaagaccaatctggccaatagagtgaaaccccatctctactaaaaatacaaaaattagccaggtgtggtggcaggcacctgtagtcccagctactcgggaagctgaggcaggagactcgcttgaacccgggaggcgaagattgcagcgagccacgatcacgccactacactctagcctgggcgacagagtgagactccatccccacctgtcaaaaaaaaaaaaaaaaaaaaagtatacacacacacacacacacacacacacattatagctgggtgtggtggcgcatgcctgtagtcccagctaattgggagactgaggtgggaggatcacctgggcccagaaaggtcgaggctgcagtgagccataattgttccactgcactccagcctgggcagcaggaaaaaagaaagaaaagaaagggaagaaagaaaagaaaagaaaaaaaaaaagaaaaggaaagagagagagagagaaagagcaagagaaagaaagataagatTTCAGGAAGGAATAAATGGCTAGggcaaaaaagaaattagcaaatTTTATGTAGCCCTATTAACTTCtagtatttttgcttttttctaccACTTAGAGAAGACGTTGTATATCAAGGAGACTGCTTTAGACTTGATGCAACAGCCATCAGGAAGCCATAAGTACAAGCTCACCTTCTACTGGAAGTGGATGGGTATTTTATCCTGACAGATGCCCTAGTTAGGCTCCTGGATTCTCCAAAGAACTTGGCTCTGGATTTAATTGGCAACTAGAAATCACTCCTCAGATTAAGGTCTAAAGTATAAAAAGTGAAGCTCACTGCTGCTAATAACTGGCGTGACAGTATTTAATGGAAGGCAATCTATCACTTTTGAAGATGGGTGGTGCTCAAACATTTTCTTCAAACAAATTATAgatgaagctgggcatggtgactcccACCTATAGTCTTAGCActctgggagattgaggtgggaggaccacttgacctaggagtctgagaccagcctgggtaacctggtgaaaccttgcttctacaaaaaatacaaaaattagctgggcatggtggcacatgtgcctgtggttccagctattcgggaagctgaggtgggaggatccctagATCCCTGAGAGGTTGAGCCCTGAGAGTGTCATGTCACCgcactctggcttgggcaacagagggagactcctcctcaaaaaaactaaaacaggctgggcacggtggctaacacctgtaatcccagcactctgggaggccgaggtgagtggatcacctgaggtcaggagtttgaaaccagtccagccaacatggtgaaaccccatctctactaaaaataaaaaaaaaaaaaactagccgggcatggtggtggacgcctgtaattccagctacttaggaagctgaggcaggagaatctctcaaacccgggaggcggaggttgcagtgagccgagatcgcaccattgtactccagcttgggcaacaagagcgaaactcagtctcaaaaaaaaaaaaaagaaaagaaaagaaaaaaaaaaaaggaaaactaaaacaaaacattgtATCTGGAAGCCCAACCTATACAACAGAAAACTAAGAACTGCTCTTAGTAAAGGGAGGCTGAAGCATCTAGAACTCCTGACAACGCCCCCTTCAATGACATGTAAGACACACCACACCTGGGAAACTATTGCTTTAGACTGTCTTGACCAACACAATCCAACAGTACTTtatgtgatgatggaaatggtCTATATCTGTACTGTTCAACATGGTAGCCACTAGTAGCTATTGAGCATTTGGTGGTCAaggaactaattttaaaattttatttaatcttaattaacTGTAAATAACTACATACTGCACAGTACTGTTCTAGATTCTACCCCTGGATTACCCACAAGATCATGGATCTGAACTACACTCTATTGGCTGTTTGCAAAACTATGCTTGATGGCAGTAGCCTACATTAAGGGATAAGACAGCCTAAAGCACCTGGACCATGTCACTGTTAGGTTACTAGTGATTTTTACATTAAACAAGCCTCTTTGAGGATCCATGGGAAAATTTCCTTCTAGTAGCAATATAATTCTGCTTCTTCTGAGCAACTTAACTGCTTTCAGCATACAGATACTGAATCTTTCAGTTGGCTACTTTCCTTTTCACAACAGTGACCAAATTGTAGTCCACCTTTAGAAAGTCATTGGAGCTTCATGCACAATCACATAATATGCTCATtcctaaatttgttttatttcctttacccTTATTTTTTTGGTCTCACTTAAGcctatttttcattaattttatcttgCTCTACTATATGCATTTTCATAAGATGTTTTAAATACTCTTTGGTTTGAGGTAAGgcatacagaaaaatgaacaaatttcttgtaagaaagaaatgacttctagaaattcaacaaacatttattagatGCACGCCACCAAGTGTGGGCATTTTATTAAGTACTGCTATTACTTTTAGACAATAAAAATGGGAAGTACAACAGGTTAGGAAAAGAACACTTGAATTCAGTTTTGGACCAATCTGCTTTTGAGAGCAGACATCTTCACATGGACAGGAAATAAGCCAAGACTCAAGTCTTTAGGCAGAACACTTAAGttgcatttactgtgtgccaggcactattctgagtgatttgcatatttattaaaactgtaatcttcacaacaactctatgaggtaggtattattatttaaatagagCTAGGTTTCAATCCAGGTAGAATTCCTATTCTTAACCATTATATTACTCTGTTTAAGAACACTGTGCTAAGAAAAAGGAGCTTTGGGTTTTTGGTCCCGGCTCTGCTACTAATAACAATCCTGACTCCAAAACCTAACAAACCACCTTCTGAACTCTTTCTGATTCTGCAAAATAAGAATATTGTACTAAAATTTTTATGGTCCAATCTAGCTTTGAAACTTTATGGTTCTATGGACAAAGTCTATCTTTATGttcctttgctttgttttcatctttatgtactccctatttacttttttttatcattttgttttttatttttaattttttatggagacagaatcttgctctgttgattaggctggagtgcagcagtgcagtgGAGTGAGcatgcctcgacctcctgagctcacgtgatcctccaacctctgcctcccgagtagctgccaCCATgtgtgactaatttttttatttttatttttgtagagaaagggtcttgctctgttgcccaagctggtctccaactcctgggctcaaagtgatccttccaccttggcatCAGAGCACTGACATtccaggtgcgagccactgtgcctggcccatcttTTCCATTACATAGTGAAAGATGTTTCTTGGAGATGTTTTCCTCTCTGAAATTCCTTTGTGATCTCCAATTACAACAACTCTGGTTCCGAGTTGTTCCCAGTGGCAAGCTTCACTTATGTATTATCAAACATTATAGTAACAGtatattatgcaaaataaattccAGTATTAACTTTCAGTAATTACCCTAGATTCTCAATGTCAAACAACCTAAAACCAACTCTTCCTGTAATTAAAAAGCTCTATCTTCCCTAGTGTGTTAACCTCATTTCCCTATAAAGCTTCAGAACACAAAGATCATCCTTTCAGAGAAAACAATGCTCCTAGTACCTGTAGAGGTTAATATCCGCAAATGACTTGCTATTATTGATGGCAAATACACAGAGGAAGCCTTCGCCTGTCCTCATGTATTGGTCTCTCATGGCACTGTACTCTTCTTGTCCAGCTGTATCCAGTATGTCCAACAAACAGGTTTCACCATCTATAACCACCTGTTTTCTGTAAGAATCCTGCGGGTGTGGAGGgtaagggaaggagggaggttcaatttttattaaaaaccacAGGGAATGCAATGCTATTGTCAAGGTCAAATAAGCCTCTAACTATTCAAGCCCATTTCTGCCTATCTGGTTTGTCCCTCAAATTGCTAATATAAAATCACAAACAAAAAGTATCCAATATCACCCTATGTAAAAGAAAACCCACCAAATTCTATATGCCTGCAGAAAATAAAGATGGTCACTCTGTTCctggaaaagattaaaaaaacacgGTAACTCAAATGACAACTCTACTGCAGCCAGGAGGCTACAGATTAGGTACCTAGTGTATTTCACTAAGCTATGAACTGTACTATTTTATTTGtgctgtttattttactttaagaaatCTAAACATACCTTCACCAATTATAACCTGGCCCTATATACATCATTTGTGTTTAtgactaaataaacaaataccttTTGTTTCAGAGAAGGTTATaacactaaatattttttttctcatgacaGACGTACCTTTGGGAAATATTCCTGAATCAAATTCTTAAAGGTTCCAAACAAGGTATAGTTATGATTAATTTCTCAGGAAGACAGACAGGCATAgatcatataaaaaaaaaactttcattttggttttacGGCAACAGGCCCTTTACTTGTATTTTAATGTCATCACACTTGGAGAAGTCTCTGGAGTATTGGAAGTGCTCTATGCGGTTATCTGGGTGGTAGCTACATGACTATATAAAAACGCAAAAAGCACTGGGTTCTAGacataaaatttatgaattttacttatgtaaattgctcaataaatcaaacatttaaaaatatttaattaaaatattaaacatttcatgtaaaatattaaagCTGTTAAGCTGGAAATAAAGATTTTGCCAAGGGTTAGCAACCAATTTTTTTATAGTTAGTTTGCATCAATTAAACACTAGTAGCCAGATGGTAGGGAGGCCAGGTGTTGATTAAAATAATCTCTAAAGTTAGGCATTTCTAAACTGAACAAAATTACAaaaccatttgtttatttatctatttatttattcatttattttttgagaaggagtctccctgtgtcgcccaggctgaagggctgtggcgtgatctcggctcactgcaccctctgcctccggttcaagcgattctcctgcctcagcctcctgagaagctgagattacaggtgcgtgccaccacacccagctaatttttgtatttttagtagagatggggtttcaccatgttgatcaggctggtcttgaactcctgacgtcgtgatctgcccgcctccgcctcccaaagtgctgggattacaggcgtgagccaccgcgtccggcaaAAACCTTTATTTAAAGAGccttagggccgggcgcggtggctcaagcctgtaatcccagcactttgggaggccgagacgggtggatcacgaggtcaggagatcgagaccatcctggctaacacggtgaaaccctgtctctactaagaaatacaaaaaactagccgggcgaggtggcgggcgtctgtagtcccagctactcgggaggctgaggccggagaatggcgtgaacccgggaggcggagcttgcagtgagctgagatccggccactgcactctagcctgggctacagagcgagactccgtctcaaaaaaaaaaaaaaaaaaaaaaaaaaaaaaaaaaaaaagagccttagATGCCACTTACTGAAGACAATCTGTACCATGAACCCTCACAATACAATAGAATCTCTAAGTACCATTACATAGTACTTTACCATTcataaataacttaaatatattaACTTTCCATAACATCCCTGTGTGGTAGGCAGGACAAGTTTATGATAATACATGAGGAAAATGAGGTTGAGAGAGATTCATTTGCTCAATATCACACAACTAAACAAACTGCAAACAGGGACCAAAATCCTAGGCATAAAGACTAAAAATCTCAAGTTCTTGCTACTCCAATCATCTGGTCTCAGCTGCTTCAACtagctaataaataaatactgaagaACACTCAGATCTCTGAATCCTTTATCTCCACCCTATTATCTCCCATACAGTCTCGCTACTATGGCCTGTGTTTCTCATGTAATAGAGCTGTCATATATGAAGAAACTCACGAATGACCCAACACTGAGTTTGCAAGTTTACAGAACTGTTAAAAACTGGACGTTTTAGAAACTTCAGCAGCTAATAAAAATGAACTGTTCTCTATAAACACGTTAAGCTTATTGCATAACTGAATGTAGTACCCAAAATAACTTTTACTTTCTCTCCTCTTATTCCTTTAATAAAGAATATAGATAAAGATGATCTGACAAGTGAGAGACAGGGTCAGGTCAGCGGGCTACCACTGGGCCTCACCTCTATGGTGGGATCATATTCATCTACAAAGTGGTTCTGGATTAGCTGGATTGTCAGTGCACTTTTCCCAACACCACCTGCTCCAACCACCACCAGTTTGTACTCAGTCATTTCACACCAGCAAGAACCTGTTGGAAACCAGTAATCAGGGTTAATCGGCGAGCACCACAGCTCAAGTACTTTAAAGCTTTCTATAATCAATGGAAATGAAAACCCTAGCGTGACCTGCCATTTGGTTCTTAAAGTGACTCGGGAACGCAAAAACACCGGACCAATGTCGGCATCACATTTCTGGAGTACAGTTTTCTAGCAACCCCCACCCTTGGCTATTTTTCAACAGTCCTTGGGCCCCGCCCTCGCCTAAGCAATGGAAATCCCCCTTCCTATTACTCCCCGAAGCCTTCTCAGCTCTAGCGGGAAGCCTCCAGGCCGCAACTCTTTCCCATTCTCCCTTCTGTCTCCAAAGATCTCCCCACGTAGGCACCAAATGGAAGGACCCCCGCCCAAGGCCTTTGTCTCCAGCTGGTAGATTCTGCTCGATTTCTGGCATCAGTGAAATGCCTGAACATTCCACAGCCCAAAGCCAAACACTATGCATGCGAGAAACTTACCTCAAGCTCCACTGCCTCTGCTTTGGACAGATTCAGGACCACAGCAGGGAAAATTGTTGGAGACCCCGGAACCGCCATGAACAGCCCCCACCAGGGAGCGGCACTTCCGGCCCCGCCCGCTACGTAATCAGTCGGCGCCCCAGGCGCCTGTGTCCCCGCCCCGGCCACGTGGGCCTCCGAACCAGGAGTCATGCGGCAGGCCGCACCCAGACCCGCCCCTCCCACACGGGACGTTTCAATAATGAAAGCGCTAGGTGCTAGTGTCTCAAAAATCAGTAAAACTTTATTCGCTTCCATTCTTTCGCCATTAACAGAAAACTGGAGAAAGcaaaaatgttttgtgtttaCAAAGATAAACGGCCTCTTTACCCAGAGATCAAAACCTCAAACGACAAGGGGGAAGATAAAACCGCCCTCCCCCACATCCCCTGAGCTGACCCTTGTCATCTTAGACAAAGCCTTCAGTCCACTGGCCAGGGACCCTGTATATGGCCAATTCAAGAAGAGGGCCAAGAAATCAGACCCATCCATTCCCGTGATATAAAGTTGAACAGAAGCTACACCAAGGGTCAAGTGTCTGTATTTTACAGGACACAGTAACCAGGCGgctacttattaaaaaaacaagattcaTTTCAGGcacaacttttttatttttatttttttgttttgtttttaaatcagtaaaaGAAACCGGGTCCTAGAAGCTGCAGTGATCTAAGCAGCAGCAAGTTTgtgcattcatttttttgtttttgtttaaatatgtttaaattatcACACTGCTGGCACTCATTTGCATGAAATTCTGCACCATACTTACTAATTGTAGTAAAGTTACCCCCCAACCCACGAAAAAAAACCTACTCTGTAAGATAATTTTCACTGAAATATAACCAAAATTCTTTAAGTGGATTGTGACAAGATTATAAATgatatgaaaaataacattttaaaatttggccaTCAACTTTAAGAAATGGTTTGCCTATAcaaatctttgtaatttttaaaagataatatattcTACCCTCATATGGTCCTCAGAATTAAAGCATAAtgaacaggaagaaaaagaaaaagaacgcAACTGAGTGCTAAGGCAGAACATCTTGCCAGAAGTAATTAATGAAGGTAGAGTATATAATGAAAAGTGCAGAATTTCATAGGGCCAACAAGATAACAGTCTATATTTTTCACTTAACACAGGCGAAGTGGATTTTGCAATTACCAGTTGCGTTAAATGCACCAAATAAAGCTCCTAAAATTGATACTATAAGGCGCCACCTTAAGTTTTCCAGGCTGCAActgtgcattattttaaaatggttttcttaaatttatttatttttttaaacataacacGAGAAAGGTGTTAAAACTGGTGTAATAGCTCAATAGAATAAGTATTTCAGATTTCGGGAGGGATGAAGAAGGAGATATTCAGAACCCTTCACCAGATTCCCCCCAACTTGATCATTGTGGATTAATGATGTGCTTTGTGGATGTGGTTAGTCAATGACACCAGCTTGACGGATCTTTCTTTCTGCACCAAACCCCtgtggggggggaaaaaaaaaccctgcagttAATGATTTGAGTGCACAACAATCACGGTACATTCACTATTCCGAAATGAAACTacaaaagcattattttaaatcatcttaTGTACTACTAATTCTTTTCTAGAGGAGAAAATCCACAGTAAGCCCTCCTGACCCATTA
This window encodes:
- the NRAS gene encoding GTPase NRas isoform X2, with the protein product MTEYKLVVVGAGGVGKSALTIQLIQNHFVDEYDPTIEDSYRKQVVIDGETCLLDILDTAGQEEYSAMRDQYMRTGEGFLCVFAINNSKSFADINLYREQIKRVKDSDDVPMVLVGNKCDLPTRTVDTKQAHELAKSYGIPFIETSAKTRQGVEDAFYTLVREIRQYRMKKLNSSDDGTQGCMGLPCVVM
- the NRAS gene encoding GTPase NRas isoform X1, with product MAVPGSPTIFPAVVLNLSKAEAVELEVSSCWCEMTEYKLVVVGAGGVGKSALTIQLIQNHFVDEYDPTIEDSYRKQVVIDGETCLLDILDTAGQEEYSAMRDQYMRTGEGFLCVFAINNSKSFADINLYREQIKRVKDSDDVPMVLVGNKCDLPTRTVDTKQAHELAKSYGIPFIETSAKTRQGVEDAFYTLVREIRQYRMKKLNSSDDGTQGCMGLPCVVM